From the genome of Lasioglossum baleicum chromosome 13, iyLasBale1, whole genome shotgun sequence, one region includes:
- the LOC143215095 gene encoding neuropeptide Y receptor type 2, which produces MEVSTLENRSMVLDVQWNFHAEHPYEIATADSEWEDIDTSKYPFPGEIWVIKPAWKVAVKILCLLPIIVIGSLANSGLIYVVVKKKSLRTTTNLLIVNMCIADLGICVICPWMFLCIDLFQNYILEEIGCRLDGPLVHALTLVAVFNLSAISYDRVSTIVFNCSGHLSKRVTYMLLFATWISAVAVATPLAYFRHYYKRQWKNYSEAYCTEDTVLVYPYWHIFASLSVWAPLTIMAICYSAILIKLDRYESQALRSKFPIVVKYKGKVARVLALIVLAFIICRVPFTALIITRAQLLQGTSKPGQAEAMYPLWYVSRYLVFVNAAINPLLYGCSSSSLRKELAQCSSTSWFIRKKKEHESKPCSVSHLKSDRFHGLRPRSPCIGMDYNERATKPKRENVSTVRTNLN; this is translated from the exons ATGGAAGTTTCAACGTTAGAGAATAGAAGTATGGTCTTAGATGTGCAATGGAATTTTCATGCGGAACACCCGTACGAAATAGCCACCGCCGATTCAGAA TGGGAAGACATCGACACCAGCAAATATCCGTTCCCTGGAGAGATTTGGGTGATAAAGCCTGCATGGAAAGTGGCTGTAAAAATTCTTTGTCTTTTACCAATCATCGTCATCGGATCTCTAGCTAACAGCGGCTTGATTTACGTAGTGGTCAAGAAAAAATCCCTTCGAACCACTACCAATCTCTTAATCGTGAACATGTGCATCGCAGACTTGGGCATCTGCGTAATATGCCCGTGGATGTTCCTCTGCATAGATCTATTTCAGAATTACATTTTGGAAGAGATCGGCTGTCGTCTGGATGGACCATTAGTTCATGCACTGACGTTGGTAGCCGTCTTCAATCTGAGTGCGATAAGTTATGATCGTGTCTCCACAATTGTATTCAATTGTTCGGGACACCTATCGAAGAG GGTGACCTACATGTTGCTCTTCGCTACTTGGATCTCTGCTGTTGCTGTCGCTACTCCTTTGGCCTATTTCAGACATTATTATAAAAGACAATGGAAAAATTATTCGGAAGCTTACTGCACCGAAGACACGGTGCTAGTCTATCCGTACTGGCACATATTCGCTAGCTTGAGTGTCTGGGCACCGCTGACCATCATGGCAATATGTTATTCAGCTATTCTAATTAAA CTAGATCGCTACGAGTCTCAAGCGCTAAGAAGTAAATTTCCTATAGTAGTCAAGTACAAAGGCAAAGTAGCACGAGTGCTCGCTCTTATAGTTTTAGCGTTCATAATATGTCGCGTACCGTTCACAGCGTTAATAATTACAAGGGCCCAATTATTGCAAGGAACATCTAAACCGGGACAAGCAGAAGCTATGTACCCACTgtg GTATGTAAGCAGGTACCTGGTGTTCGTCAACGCAGCCATAAACCCTTTGTTGTACGGTTGTAGCAGCAGCTCGCTGAGAAAGGAGTTAGCACAGTGTTCCTCTACATCCTGGTTCATCCGTAAAAAGAAAGAGCACGAGTCAAAACCGTGCAGCGTCTCACACTTGAAATCGGATCGTTTCCATGGTTTAAGACCACGCTCTCCTTGCATAGGAATGGACTATAACGAAAGAGCTACAAAACCAAAGAGAGAGAATGTATCTACCGTTAGAACAAATCTAAACTGA
- the Tyrrs gene encoding tyrosyl-tRNA synthetase isoform X2, producing the protein MRVLRQLLPVSRVAKFWNLNRSCAVVTNMVELKWEEKYGLITRNLAEWLGDEKMKSILKQRDLKLYWGTATTGKPHIGYFTPMSKIADFLRAGAEVTILFADLHAYLDNMKAPWELLDLRTQYYEAIIKAMLKSIDVPLDKLKFVKGTDYQLSKEYTLDVYRLTSVVTEHDAKKAGAEVVKQLANPLLSGLLYPGLQALDEQYLKVDAQFGGVDQRKIFTFSEKYLPMLGYEKRIHLMNPMIPGLAGSKMSSSEEDSKIDLLDNAAAVKKKLKKAFCEPGNITDNGVLSFAKHVIYPLLKEGESFNVPRTDEFGGDISYDKYKDLESAFAKEDIHPGDLKNAAEIYINKLLDPIRKEFETNGKLKSLASKAYPPQQKQKAVEELTPARLDIRVGKIVEVSKHPDADSLYVEKIDVGDASGPRTIVSGLVNYVPLEEMKDRMVVILANLKPANLRGIQSHGMVLCASVDEPRKAVEPLRPPVDSKPGEKVSVEGYEDGTPDDVLNPKKKVWEKLQPDLIVNGSGEASWSGNLLFTAGGGKITVASLKNVAIK; encoded by the exons aTGCGTGTACTTCGCCAGCTTCTTCCGGTTTCGCGTGTCGCGAAATTTTGGAACTTGAATCGAAGTTGTGCAGT AGTTACAAATATGGTCGAATTAAAGTGGGAAGAGAAGTATGGTCTCATCACCAGAAATTTGGCTGAATGGCTTGGCGATGAGAAGATGAAAAGCATTCTAAAACAGAGAGATCTTAAGCTCTATTGGGGTACCGCAACCACTGGAAAACCTCACATTGGATACTTCACGCCAATGTCGAAGATAGCGGACTTCTTGAGAGCCGGCGCAGAAGTTACGATATTGTTCGCCGATCTTCACGCCTATTTGGACAACATGAAAGCTCCTTGGGAGCTTCTGGACCTTCGTACTCAATACTATGAGGCGATCATCAAAGCAATGCTTAAATCCATCGATGTGCCTTTGGATAAATTGAAGTTTGTCAAAGGGACCGACTACCAATTATCcaa GGAATATACATTAGATGTTTATCGGCTGACCTCTGTTGTTACTGAACACGACGCGAAGAAGGCTGGAGCAGAAGTAGTTAAACAATTAGCGAATCCCTTACTCTCTGGATTGTTGTACCCAGGCTTACAAGCTTTAGATGAACAGTACCTCAAAGTTGACGCTCAATTCGGTGGTGTGGACCAAAGAAAGATCTTCACATTTTCAGAAAAGTACTTACCCATGCTTGGATACGAAAAGCGCATCCATTTAATGAATCCAATGA TTCCTGGTTTAGCTGGATCAAAGATGTCCTCTTCCGAAGAGGATTCTAAAATTGATCTGCTGGACAATGCTGCGGCGGTGAAGAAAAAGTTAAAGAAAGCATTCTGCGAGCCTGGGAACATAACCGACAACGGAGTTTTGTCGTTTGCCAAGCACGTGATATATCCTCTGCTTAAGGAGGGCGAGTCGTTCAATGTACCGAGAACTGACGAATTTG GTGGAGATATATCCTACGACAAATACAAGGATTTGGAGAGCGCGTTTGCAAAGGAAGATATACATCCTGGAGACCTGAAGAACGCAGCTGAAATTTACATCAACAAATTGTTGGACCCGATTAGAAAAGAATTTGAAACGAATGGAAAATTGAAAAGTTTGGCTAGTAAAGCGTATCCGCCGCAGCAGAAACAGA AAGCTGTAGAGGAACTGACGCCAGCTCGGTTGGACATCAGGGTTGGCAAAATAGTCGAGGTGTCAAAGCATCCCGATGCTGATTCGCTTTACGTCGAGAAAATAGATGTAGGTGACGCCAGTGGACCGCGTACAATAGTTAGCGGACTTGTAAATTATGTACCGTTGGAGGAGATGAAAGATAGAATGGTAGTAATTCTTGCTAACTTGAAGCCAGCGAATCTTAGGGGTATTCAGTCTCATGGAATGGTCCTCTGTGCTTCTGT GGATGAACCTAGAAAAGCAGTCGAACCGCTGAGACCTCCGGTAGACAGTAAACCTGGTGAGAAAGTTAGCGTGGAAGGATACGAAGATGGGACTCCCGATGATGTACttaatccaaagaagaaagtgtGGGAAAAATTGCAA CCTGATCTTATAGTAAATGGTAGCGGAGAAGCATCTTGGAGTGGGAATCTCTTGTTCACTGCCGGCGGTGGTAAAATTACAGTCGCCAGTCTTAAAAACGTAGCGATTAAATAA
- the Tyrrs gene encoding tyrosyl-tRNA synthetase isoform X3: MVELKWEEKYGLITRNLAEWLGDEKMKSILKQRDLKLYWGTATTGKPHIGYFTPMSKIADFLRAGAEVTILFADLHAYLDNMKAPWELLDLRTQYYEAIIKAMLKSIDVPLDKLKFVKGTDYQLSKEYTLDVYRLTSVVTEHDAKKAGAEVVKQLANPLLSGLLYPGLQALDEQYLKVDAQFGGVDQRKIFTFSEKYLPMLGYEKRIHLMNPMIPGLAGSKMSSSEEDSKIDLLDNAAAVKKKLKKAFCEPGNITDNGVLSFAKHVIYPLLKEGESFNVPRTDEFGGDISYDKYKDLESAFAKEDIHPGDLKNAAEIYINKLLDPIRKEFETNGKLKSLASKAYPPQQKQKAVEELTPARLDIRVGKIVEVSKHPDADSLYVEKIDVGDASGPRTIVSGLVNYVPLEEMKDRMVVILANLKPANLRGIQSHGMVLCASVDEPRKAVEPLRPPVDSKPGEKVSVEGYEDGTPDDVLNPKKKVWEKLQPDLIVNGSGEASWSGNLLFTAGGGKITVASLKNVAIK; this comes from the exons ATGGTCGAATTAAAGTGGGAAGAGAAGTATGGTCTCATCACCAGAAATTTGGCTGAATGGCTTGGCGATGAGAAGATGAAAAGCATTCTAAAACAGAGAGATCTTAAGCTCTATTGGGGTACCGCAACCACTGGAAAACCTCACATTGGATACTTCACGCCAATGTCGAAGATAGCGGACTTCTTGAGAGCCGGCGCAGAAGTTACGATATTGTTCGCCGATCTTCACGCCTATTTGGACAACATGAAAGCTCCTTGGGAGCTTCTGGACCTTCGTACTCAATACTATGAGGCGATCATCAAAGCAATGCTTAAATCCATCGATGTGCCTTTGGATAAATTGAAGTTTGTCAAAGGGACCGACTACCAATTATCcaa GGAATATACATTAGATGTTTATCGGCTGACCTCTGTTGTTACTGAACACGACGCGAAGAAGGCTGGAGCAGAAGTAGTTAAACAATTAGCGAATCCCTTACTCTCTGGATTGTTGTACCCAGGCTTACAAGCTTTAGATGAACAGTACCTCAAAGTTGACGCTCAATTCGGTGGTGTGGACCAAAGAAAGATCTTCACATTTTCAGAAAAGTACTTACCCATGCTTGGATACGAAAAGCGCATCCATTTAATGAATCCAATGA TTCCTGGTTTAGCTGGATCAAAGATGTCCTCTTCCGAAGAGGATTCTAAAATTGATCTGCTGGACAATGCTGCGGCGGTGAAGAAAAAGTTAAAGAAAGCATTCTGCGAGCCTGGGAACATAACCGACAACGGAGTTTTGTCGTTTGCCAAGCACGTGATATATCCTCTGCTTAAGGAGGGCGAGTCGTTCAATGTACCGAGAACTGACGAATTTG GTGGAGATATATCCTACGACAAATACAAGGATTTGGAGAGCGCGTTTGCAAAGGAAGATATACATCCTGGAGACCTGAAGAACGCAGCTGAAATTTACATCAACAAATTGTTGGACCCGATTAGAAAAGAATTTGAAACGAATGGAAAATTGAAAAGTTTGGCTAGTAAAGCGTATCCGCCGCAGCAGAAACAGA AAGCTGTAGAGGAACTGACGCCAGCTCGGTTGGACATCAGGGTTGGCAAAATAGTCGAGGTGTCAAAGCATCCCGATGCTGATTCGCTTTACGTCGAGAAAATAGATGTAGGTGACGCCAGTGGACCGCGTACAATAGTTAGCGGACTTGTAAATTATGTACCGTTGGAGGAGATGAAAGATAGAATGGTAGTAATTCTTGCTAACTTGAAGCCAGCGAATCTTAGGGGTATTCAGTCTCATGGAATGGTCCTCTGTGCTTCTGT GGATGAACCTAGAAAAGCAGTCGAACCGCTGAGACCTCCGGTAGACAGTAAACCTGGTGAGAAAGTTAGCGTGGAAGGATACGAAGATGGGACTCCCGATGATGTACttaatccaaagaagaaagtgtGGGAAAAATTGCAA CCTGATCTTATAGTAAATGGTAGCGGAGAAGCATCTTGGAGTGGGAATCTCTTGTTCACTGCCGGCGGTGGTAAAATTACAGTCGCCAGTCTTAAAAACGTAGCGATTAAATAA
- the Tyrrs gene encoding tyrosyl-tRNA synthetase isoform X1 encodes MSGLSKVRFSIKWGTLSTAQNFKKLDTSWSLVVRNRLFQYISANITALINIYILGSLRPTIFQAAQTGLFFRDGRVTNMVELKWEEKYGLITRNLAEWLGDEKMKSILKQRDLKLYWGTATTGKPHIGYFTPMSKIADFLRAGAEVTILFADLHAYLDNMKAPWELLDLRTQYYEAIIKAMLKSIDVPLDKLKFVKGTDYQLSKEYTLDVYRLTSVVTEHDAKKAGAEVVKQLANPLLSGLLYPGLQALDEQYLKVDAQFGGVDQRKIFTFSEKYLPMLGYEKRIHLMNPMIPGLAGSKMSSSEEDSKIDLLDNAAAVKKKLKKAFCEPGNITDNGVLSFAKHVIYPLLKEGESFNVPRTDEFGGDISYDKYKDLESAFAKEDIHPGDLKNAAEIYINKLLDPIRKEFETNGKLKSLASKAYPPQQKQKAVEELTPARLDIRVGKIVEVSKHPDADSLYVEKIDVGDASGPRTIVSGLVNYVPLEEMKDRMVVILANLKPANLRGIQSHGMVLCASVDEPRKAVEPLRPPVDSKPGEKVSVEGYEDGTPDDVLNPKKKVWEKLQPDLIVNGSGEASWSGNLLFTAGGGKITVASLKNVAIK; translated from the exons atgtcaggcctcagtaaagtaagattctcgataaaatggggtaccttgagcacagcgcagaattttaaaaaattg gacacgtcTTGGAGTCTTGTTgttcggaacagattgtttcagtACATTTCTGCCAATATAACTGCTCttataaacatatatatattgGGATCGCTACGCCCCACAATCTTCCAAGCTGCGCAGACGGGTCTATTCTTTCGTGACGGCAG AGTTACAAATATGGTCGAATTAAAGTGGGAAGAGAAGTATGGTCTCATCACCAGAAATTTGGCTGAATGGCTTGGCGATGAGAAGATGAAAAGCATTCTAAAACAGAGAGATCTTAAGCTCTATTGGGGTACCGCAACCACTGGAAAACCTCACATTGGATACTTCACGCCAATGTCGAAGATAGCGGACTTCTTGAGAGCCGGCGCAGAAGTTACGATATTGTTCGCCGATCTTCACGCCTATTTGGACAACATGAAAGCTCCTTGGGAGCTTCTGGACCTTCGTACTCAATACTATGAGGCGATCATCAAAGCAATGCTTAAATCCATCGATGTGCCTTTGGATAAATTGAAGTTTGTCAAAGGGACCGACTACCAATTATCcaa GGAATATACATTAGATGTTTATCGGCTGACCTCTGTTGTTACTGAACACGACGCGAAGAAGGCTGGAGCAGAAGTAGTTAAACAATTAGCGAATCCCTTACTCTCTGGATTGTTGTACCCAGGCTTACAAGCTTTAGATGAACAGTACCTCAAAGTTGACGCTCAATTCGGTGGTGTGGACCAAAGAAAGATCTTCACATTTTCAGAAAAGTACTTACCCATGCTTGGATACGAAAAGCGCATCCATTTAATGAATCCAATGA TTCCTGGTTTAGCTGGATCAAAGATGTCCTCTTCCGAAGAGGATTCTAAAATTGATCTGCTGGACAATGCTGCGGCGGTGAAGAAAAAGTTAAAGAAAGCATTCTGCGAGCCTGGGAACATAACCGACAACGGAGTTTTGTCGTTTGCCAAGCACGTGATATATCCTCTGCTTAAGGAGGGCGAGTCGTTCAATGTACCGAGAACTGACGAATTTG GTGGAGATATATCCTACGACAAATACAAGGATTTGGAGAGCGCGTTTGCAAAGGAAGATATACATCCTGGAGACCTGAAGAACGCAGCTGAAATTTACATCAACAAATTGTTGGACCCGATTAGAAAAGAATTTGAAACGAATGGAAAATTGAAAAGTTTGGCTAGTAAAGCGTATCCGCCGCAGCAGAAACAGA AAGCTGTAGAGGAACTGACGCCAGCTCGGTTGGACATCAGGGTTGGCAAAATAGTCGAGGTGTCAAAGCATCCCGATGCTGATTCGCTTTACGTCGAGAAAATAGATGTAGGTGACGCCAGTGGACCGCGTACAATAGTTAGCGGACTTGTAAATTATGTACCGTTGGAGGAGATGAAAGATAGAATGGTAGTAATTCTTGCTAACTTGAAGCCAGCGAATCTTAGGGGTATTCAGTCTCATGGAATGGTCCTCTGTGCTTCTGT GGATGAACCTAGAAAAGCAGTCGAACCGCTGAGACCTCCGGTAGACAGTAAACCTGGTGAGAAAGTTAGCGTGGAAGGATACGAAGATGGGACTCCCGATGATGTACttaatccaaagaagaaagtgtGGGAAAAATTGCAA CCTGATCTTATAGTAAATGGTAGCGGAGAAGCATCTTGGAGTGGGAATCTCTTGTTCACTGCCGGCGGTGGTAAAATTACAGTCGCCAGTCTTAAAAACGTAGCGATTAAATAA
- the Tyrrs gene encoding tyrosyl-tRNA synthetase isoform X4: MMKMIRIWTLRVYITQLTTSFTISHATDKALWLVLLMMLIFHWCCCVTHAAPIVFAHMDRSTMEGGKLFFITSGVYKKTNAEIYLQYFHMGVSNFFGSSFTELYSLQTKDTAIRCSLLILGKGCLIYIIVMILQLAKSAAEPELKYQRIMYKVNEYIHEKKLPERLKNKLLAYYEYRFQGSFFKEKAISNTLSNHLYQEIMIHSTRGLLDTATLLHYLPRTTIGNLMGILKPVIYLKEDIIYESESEGEDMYFIVSGTVALITFEGKEICHEKDGGCFGESALMYPDRRRLESAMAVEVWILFRVTNMVELKWEEKYGLITRNLAEWLGDEKMKSILKQRDLKLYWGTATTGKPHIGYFTPMSKIADFLRAGAEVTILFADLHAYLDNMKAPWELLDLRTQYYEAIIKAMLKSIDVPLDKLKFVKGTDYQLSKEYTLDVYRLTSVVTEHDAKKAGAEVVKQLANPLLSGLLYPGLQALDEQYLKVDAQFGGVDQRKIFTFSEKYLPMLGYEKRIHLMNPMIPGLAGSKMSSSEEDSKIDLLDNAAAVKKKLKKAFCEPGNITDNGVLSFAKHVIYPLLKEGESFNVPRTDEFGGDISYDKYKDLESAFAKEDIHPGDLKNAAEIYINKLLDPIRKEFETNGKLKSLASKAYPPQQKQKAVEELTPARLDIRVGKIVEVSKHPDADSLYVEKIDVGDASGPRTIVSGLVNYVPLEEMKDRMVVILANLKPANLRGIQSHGMVLCASVDEPRKAVEPLRPPVDSKPGEKVSVEGYEDGTPDDVLNPKKKVWEKLQPDLIVNGSGEASWSGNLLFTAGGGKITVASLKNVAIK, from the exons ATGATGAAGATGATACGCATTTGGACATTGCGTGTTTACATAACTCAACTCACAACA AGTTTTACAATTTCCCATGCTACGGATAAGGCCTTATGGTTAGTACTGCTGATGATGTTAATATTTCACTGGTGTTGCTGTGTGACGCATGCTGCTCCAATTGTCTTTGCACATATGGATCGCTCAACCATGGAA GGTGGCAAATTGTTCTTCATCACCTCGGGAGTATACAAGAAAACCAATGCAGAAATTTATTTACAGTATTTTCACATGGGCGTGAGCAATTTCTTCGGATCTAGTTTCACCGAACTGTACAGTCTGCAAACGAAAGATACAGCAATACGTTGCTCGCTTTTAATACTAGGAAAAGGgtgtttaatttatattatag TAATGATTCTGCAATTGGCAAAATCAGCTGCGGAGCCAGAGCTCAAATATCAACGAATTATGTATAAAGTGAATGAATATATTCACGAGAAAAAACTTCCGGAGCGGCTTAAAAATAAGCTTCTTGCTTATTACGAATATCGTTTCCAAGGAAGTTTCTTTAAGGAGAAAGCCATATCAAATACTCTGTCAA ACCATCTGTACCAAGAAATTATGATACACAGTACTCGTGGACTGTTAGATACAGCTACGCTTCTTCATTATTTACCCCGTACTACTATCGGAAATTTAATGG GAATATTAAAACCAGTTATATATTTGAAGGAAGATATTATTTATGAGAGCGAATCCGAAGGCGAGGACATGTACTTTATAGTGAGCGGTACCGTTGCTCTGATTACGTTCGAAGGAAAAGaa ATATGTCATGAGAAAGACGGAGGCTGTTTCGGAGAAAGCGCTTTAATGTATCCCGACCGACGGAGGCTGGAATCTGCAATGGCTGTCGAAGTCTG GATTTTATTCAGAGTTACAAATATGGTCGAATTAAAGTGGGAAGAGAAGTATGGTCTCATCACCAGAAATTTGGCTGAATGGCTTGGCGATGAGAAGATGAAAAGCATTCTAAAACAGAGAGATCTTAAGCTCTATTGGGGTACCGCAACCACTGGAAAACCTCACATTGGATACTTCACGCCAATGTCGAAGATAGCGGACTTCTTGAGAGCCGGCGCAGAAGTTACGATATTGTTCGCCGATCTTCACGCCTATTTGGACAACATGAAAGCTCCTTGGGAGCTTCTGGACCTTCGTACTCAATACTATGAGGCGATCATCAAAGCAATGCTTAAATCCATCGATGTGCCTTTGGATAAATTGAAGTTTGTCAAAGGGACCGACTACCAATTATCcaa GGAATATACATTAGATGTTTATCGGCTGACCTCTGTTGTTACTGAACACGACGCGAAGAAGGCTGGAGCAGAAGTAGTTAAACAATTAGCGAATCCCTTACTCTCTGGATTGTTGTACCCAGGCTTACAAGCTTTAGATGAACAGTACCTCAAAGTTGACGCTCAATTCGGTGGTGTGGACCAAAGAAAGATCTTCACATTTTCAGAAAAGTACTTACCCATGCTTGGATACGAAAAGCGCATCCATTTAATGAATCCAATGA TTCCTGGTTTAGCTGGATCAAAGATGTCCTCTTCCGAAGAGGATTCTAAAATTGATCTGCTGGACAATGCTGCGGCGGTGAAGAAAAAGTTAAAGAAAGCATTCTGCGAGCCTGGGAACATAACCGACAACGGAGTTTTGTCGTTTGCCAAGCACGTGATATATCCTCTGCTTAAGGAGGGCGAGTCGTTCAATGTACCGAGAACTGACGAATTTG GTGGAGATATATCCTACGACAAATACAAGGATTTGGAGAGCGCGTTTGCAAAGGAAGATATACATCCTGGAGACCTGAAGAACGCAGCTGAAATTTACATCAACAAATTGTTGGACCCGATTAGAAAAGAATTTGAAACGAATGGAAAATTGAAAAGTTTGGCTAGTAAAGCGTATCCGCCGCAGCAGAAACAGA AAGCTGTAGAGGAACTGACGCCAGCTCGGTTGGACATCAGGGTTGGCAAAATAGTCGAGGTGTCAAAGCATCCCGATGCTGATTCGCTTTACGTCGAGAAAATAGATGTAGGTGACGCCAGTGGACCGCGTACAATAGTTAGCGGACTTGTAAATTATGTACCGTTGGAGGAGATGAAAGATAGAATGGTAGTAATTCTTGCTAACTTGAAGCCAGCGAATCTTAGGGGTATTCAGTCTCATGGAATGGTCCTCTGTGCTTCTGT GGATGAACCTAGAAAAGCAGTCGAACCGCTGAGACCTCCGGTAGACAGTAAACCTGGTGAGAAAGTTAGCGTGGAAGGATACGAAGATGGGACTCCCGATGATGTACttaatccaaagaagaaagtgtGGGAAAAATTGCAA CCTGATCTTATAGTAAATGGTAGCGGAGAAGCATCTTGGAGTGGGAATCTCTTGTTCACTGCCGGCGGTGGTAAAATTACAGTCGCCAGTCTTAAAAACGTAGCGATTAAATAA